In Pagrus major chromosome 23, Pma_NU_1.0, the genomic window AGGACCAGGAATGGAGCCATCTTCCCCACATACTGATACATCAAACTGCCAAATGGAGCACCGGCTTCGGGATATGAAAAAGATATGTGATATAGTAAGCTACAGTGAAAAAGTTCAACATGTTGTAAGTGGAAAAACCATCAGTGGTCAAAAACATCAGTGGCCCAAGGCACCCCAGTCTGTACAAAATAGCCTCTCTAACACGTTATCTACACTGTAACAAATTGCTGTAACAGCCAAATTGGGACAGTAACATACTGTTTTCcattaaaacagtataatacTGTAGAAAACAATGCATTCTGGGCAATATTTTTGGGTAGCTTGCCGTTTCCcataaaatactgtaatatacCGTAAGTACCATTGCATTCTGGGAGTGATGTTAGAATCAACAGCAGAGAGGCCGCACAAATACGGAACGCTACTGTATTTCTAGAGGAGACACGTCACAACACGTTGGAGTCCTGAAGCCAACTCTGGTCTATCTTTTCTTGGATTATCCATCTGAATCCTGCACTTTTTGAGCAAATCACACAGTAAGTTGaactacattttatttgtctgGTGATGTTTGCTTACTTATAGTTAAACTGTGATCGATCAGTTTCATGTGGTACTCTTAACTTGCCATGTGGTGACTGGCCAGCTACAGCAGTaacatttacaacaacaactgctttttttataattattttgtaGGTAAGGCAGATTTCTACTTCAAATAACGTAGTCATTATGGTTTTAGTTTGTTCAGTGTTGtgattgtttgatttgttggGCTGCTGTTAGCCTACTGAGAGAGTTAGCCAACTTTAACCACACAATAAGGCTGCTTGAACTGCTTAGCTCTTTGATTTCATGTTTGCAGTGCATGTTTGCATTAACAAGAATCACGCTAAAACGTgagctttttttgtgtgtgtattggcaGTTTTTTATCATTGTTGGATTTGCTGTCAAAATGTTCCCATGCCAGGTCCGTTCTAGTGAATATACCCCTCTATCTGCATATGTAAGGCCCATGAGAATTCATAGGAATATTCCAAATTCAGTTTTCATGTGTGTCATGCCTGACTGCAAAAGGTCATTCAAAGATTTTGCAGCATTTAAACCAGTCACCCAGTCCTCTTTATATAGTAGCAGACATTATTGCTATCCAACCTCTAATCTCAGACTACTGTGTTTTCAGGCGCTTCATTGGAATCAACCCGGAAAGAGGGTCCAAAGCTGTCTGGGGCAAGATCATCTCCAAGAAGACGGGAAGAGTTGTTCAGAAGAAGTCTGTCACAGCCAACCCCGTGTGTCCACTCTTCTGAAGCACCTCATGGACTTTGAGTGGAATTTTGTATAGGTCAGTGAGAGGTCTAAACACAGGCACTTTACACCGTTGCAGCCACTGTTATTTCCCATTTTTTGAGGTCAGTTATGTATGTGTTCTTGTTAAATATGTTATATTGCACTAAAATAAAGTGGATATTATCTAGATAATCTTTGATGTAGCTGCAGAAAAacctgtgtgtatgtacagtaaacAAGAAGGGACCATGTTCACTTGTCCCAGGACATGCTCAGGACAGGAGTGctgttgtatatatatatgttctgttTTGCCTTTTGATGTTATTGTCTATAAAACAGTCAGCAAATTCTTGGCAGACACTAGATCAGGTATTTTTAGAGGACTCAGAGCCTTCGCTTTATGTgaagatatgtttttttattatttatttttattttatattttattattatgtttagtTCGGCTCCATTGTACATTGTATCTCTATGGCAGATGTCTCCAAAACCGAGCGAACCAGTTACGCTAAAACTGttgaatttgttttattattttgttaaccAATTAAGTATTGCTGTTGGTGctaatgtttaaataaaggttacaTCAttgatattttcttgttttaagtCTCTTCTTGTACACTTTTTTTCATTGCTGTCTTTTAATTAACTAACTCATTCAGTATATATTAAAATTTCTAATCCAGGTTACAGTGAAAACAGATCTTAATTCATATGTCATTCAGCCAGTAATATGCTCTATTTTCAAAGAAGACTGCATGGTATTGTATTTGGGATTATGGTGAAATTCCATtgttaatggaaaaaaacaatattgcGACTACCCTGCACCAGTATACTGTGAATTCATACAGCACTAAACTGTGTTTTAGTCTAATgtaaaaatcaagaaaatagagaaatgtACTGTAATTCAGTACATGGTTTTATTACAGTAACATGTTGTGAAGTAGATAACAGTAGGGGAACTGTAACATTAACAGTAGAATGCTGGCAACCTTGCTGCCAGCATTCTACTGTTAATCTACAGGACAATTGTTTACAGTGTAATCATTATCTGTATGTTTATTTCTATCTtctaacacaaaataaaattttacaaataaatcAACTGTACTGTGCACCTACAGTACAAGCTGTGTCTGTATACACACCTATCAATCCTAAGGCCAAACCAGTGAGGGATATACTCATCGCACGCCCTCTCTCCTTGTCATCTTTGTACACATTGGCCAGCATACTCATTCCTGCAAAACAGAggtgataataatgatgataatgatttCTTTTGCGCAAGTCTTTTGTTAGTGGACCAAATTCAatattgtataaaatatttttttaaaaacacaaaaaaacatatgacTCACCtgccacagacaggaaggatCCACCTACACCTTGAACTGATCTGGCAAGCAGCATTAGGATGTAACTGGATGAAAAGGCGAACACTTTCAAGAAACAAGGACATAGAGATTTAGATGATGAATTAAGAAATAACTgcctataataataataataaattcttgtctttttataacacctggtaaaaaaaacacaaaagagaatgtagatatactttattttgactgtgtagaaataataaaatgtgtcaagCGGCATCTGTAGATCCACCTTGTATAGACGACATCTCGATTAGGAAATAGCTGTATTGTTATAACACTGCACTTTTATAAACTATGATAATCTACGTCCAGGCAATAAAAGGGGGAGCTCCTTATACCCTGTTTGACCACAGTGTGCTCAGCAATGGCAGAGTGGCGCTGTCCGTATTTCGGCTGGTTGACTCCACAGGAATAGGATGTATGTAGTGTAACGCTATGTTAACATGACTGCTTTGGCTTAACTTTAACAGCTCTTCTGTGAactaagttaaataaactaaagatgttAAAATTAAGTCACTGTTTGTACTTGCATAAGACTATCagtgaaacatacagtctgaAGTATATGTTAATGCCCAGCTCGAAGGCACTGTGGAGATCGCTGTTAATTAGCCGTGGACTACGTGACTACATATTTTTCAGTCGGCATTGTGTATACCCACTTCTAAATCCCCTCTGATGTGCAAACAGTGTTTGAGAGAACCATAGGTACCTGCATACTGTGGACGCAACTGTCACTAATGCTAATGCAGCTCCTCAGGGAttcaagctgttatttttctgattttggcaaTCTAACCCGtgacaacacattagttaaggTTGTAAGGACTATGGCTGTTGGTACTTGtagttgattttgttcaaataagCCAAATTGTAATGCAGCGTACATTTGTAGTGGTCGCACTGTTAAGCTTTATTAGGGCTACATTAGAATTGCTTATTCTTTATTAGTGAGGATAATTTTAGATGTTGCTTACTGTTTATAGCCTATACTATTTACCCTAACTTTAGCTAGTCCTGAGTAACAAACTAATACTCAACCAGGATTTTGATTCTCACACACAGTTAGTAAACCGCTAATTAATGCGCTTTGACACACGCTTTGATACAGACTGAGTCAATGAGGAAATGTAACGGCGTGTCTGgttccagagggaggagagagaaactcagggccctgatgtgttcactgtagtctgtactgctcacatgtgccacctggtggttgttAGTGCGGACCTTTAACGCTGCGGTAAAGGCACCATATGCAAGTAGACACATCTGTTCTATatgatgatgatttaaaaaaaaaaagcaaaataacgGGGCATATTTGCTAGTCGCACTCATCATAAAAGTTGGTCTTAAGGTCTCTAAAAAATGATCACAAACTTTCCGGAGCCCTGGTCTAATGTAATACTTACAGGTGGTTGCCAAGATGATAATGCAGAAACCAGCACACATTGGGATGTGGCATCCAATCCTGtgtaatatacaatatatagGTAGGGAAAAATGAGTCGTGTTTTCGAGCTTGATAAATGTCTGCCTATTCCCAAAAGATCAAATTCGCCCACCTGTCAGTAAGTGGTCCAATGAAGGGGTTGAAGATAAGCTGTATGGTGGACTTGGAGGCCAACAACAGTCCTACTTTGGTGTTTAGTTTATCCAGTTGAGCACCTGCTCCAGAGCAGTTTGATTCAGAGGATCTGTTGGACATGGAGGCATTACTGAAGAGAGCTGGGTTCGAGTGTGGAGGTGCAAATGTGGAGCCCCAGCTCCCTGATAGGTTACTGACAACAGAAGTGACTGTTGAGTCAGTGCCGTTCACAGAAGTGGTGGTCGCAGCTTGCTCAATCCTGTACAGGTAACTTGGAATGATTGGCactgtcaacaaaataaagcaaaacaaaatcttAATGTTTTCAATGTGACTTGATCTCCTCAGTAGAATGCCCCGAAAATGACACACTAttatcagtgttatttttttagaTGACGTTGATGAAGATAAGgagaaaatatatattcttacatgaatttaaaatattcagtctGTATTGCTTACATTCTTTTGTTAGTATTCTTTTCAGCCAAtgcaagaaaaaagaaaataaacacatacataaggcacacacacatgcgcacgcTTTTAGGAAATAAAAACCCTGGATTGGAGATTAAGAGATTAGCAACCCAAATGCACAACTCAAAACAGATCAGGTAAAAAAGGCAACAATCTTGACTGGAATGACGTCCGATACACAGGAGATCACAAAGAAAAATGCTGGAACGCTTGCtaagaggagacaaagacaaactggaCAGAAGACAGGGAGCATGCAGACTATATACACAGGGGAGGAGGGGATAACGAGGCACAGGTGTAACACATCAGGGAGGGGTGGACAATCACAGTGGCAGGAAAGCGCA contains:
- the LOC141019731 gene encoding synaptic vesicular amine transporter-like isoform X1 yields the protein MCLFSFFLHWLKRILTKELPIIPSYLYRIEQAATTTSVNGTDSTVTSVVSNLSGSWGSTFAPPHSNPALFSNASMSNRSSESNCSGAGAQLDKLNTKVGLLLASKSTIQLIFNPFIGPLTDRIGCHIPMCAGFCIIILATTLFAFSSSYILMLLARSVQGVGGSFLSVAGMSMLANVYKDDKERGRAMSISLTGLALGLIAGAPFGSLMYQYVGKMAPFLVLAVIAVLGGDGERDSTADSSEGSIHSHCCWSHMFFNADCCHNRDSPSYLDDEDHVC
- the LOC141019731 gene encoding synaptic vesicular amine transporter-like isoform X2 — encoded protein: MCLFSFFLHWLKRILTKELPIIPSYLYRIEQAATTTSVNGTDSTVTSVVSNLSGSWGSTFAPPHSNPALFSNASMSNRSSESNCSGAGAQLDKLNTKVGLLLASKSTIQLIFNPFIGPLTDRIGCHIPMCAGFCIIILATTLFAFSSSYILMLLARSVQGVGGSFLSVAGMSMLANVYKDDKERGRAMSISLTGLALGLIAGAPFGSLMYQYVGKMAPFLVLAVIAVLGGDGERDSTADSSEGSIHSHCCWYFTEC